A window of the Lagopus muta isolate bLagMut1 chromosome 1, bLagMut1 primary, whole genome shotgun sequence genome harbors these coding sequences:
- the CENPJ gene encoding centromere protein J isoform X2 — protein MLMLHQQLRWNVIYRMPTVEELSSEQNFIAHWMSSNSRAGVLLDPHFTGLKITTESLLPGPESITAFPGEVQNLLDSCSVSEDSLSEEQLLESGSSCALQQNSTEMSFPATAYNVGSSKADFGHSEKDAQNKSDCNDPLLQKLEQLKELQQQKQEQLKKQQMEQLQRLMEEQQKLLSMVSGQTAVLGKSMRCPEQKMEKLMETEDPPVDPFSAELPENRGKQLWVTNAEERPIKAAIQEKKQTFEEFVEEQMRIEEQRLKQKQKLQETYGSAIQKPVIKRPFLKRGEGLTRFTNARSKIAKFRENMLKSPQRASDDRNVRVDRSQMQKKSLPSGKELVSESALTPCKNNNQPDKAKRPLQKTLVLRNHNGKNSLPLETRMQPGKNLNGQIKVSFSPEVNNKIENKENVVEFTKSSTGSKIRNKLPYTEKPPLSCEMADAFSNSNCSVTHSVKDSELSFEVSFQNKLENWEKEKEKENLELDEFLFLEQAADEISFSSNSSFVQRILDRDQQTSQGRRMSSTPIKAKQQQVKEFAVKLINKKKAECVAVGNKNDKAVNRAMSNSETASRLKDPLNKADSVTFSGSFMTAAPALKSTQWIVNEDKDEENGNSTTDSEQEFETTLKYENEDVKTSFMSHRESDPELLDYGSSATDISKESKNGSANLDLSDKDAQSNQKVGKASDHQRSMSSVNRNKFEFDDERTWSDLDENYVHDGLPEKYTTTPSQTDFFSKNDTPFPDRALKRKVASKRGEELSKQPAVDSDSNGPPSDLMVKLFPSLRPKQKTGCHPEHEIKSNVEQESGGATVPSQTLREKLIELEMEIERFRAENTILTKLREEREHALASIRKEIADFQQQKSQELAEIEEYRKKEMKKLQKERKVFEKYTIEARAIPDKKERDEIQALKQQIAELQEDFKRKEAKWSTTHRRLKDQIDALVNENMELKEEVKIMERFRLEAWKKVEAVGSKKKVENSGMTLKRTESVCPQNRGLKIETGSLLPPAQKCGKINGRGYSEAKGKLSRGPASAPAKDNSKSETVTTLEDSSKTAMVDTSPAEALMSLSVPSGPAHTDSEEIQREIAYPDGRVEKVLKNGCHLVFLPNGTWKKVGSDGKTVTITFFNGDVKQIMPDQTVIYYYADAKTTHTTYPDGLEILQFSNGQIEKHYPDGKKEITFPDQTIKSLFTDGQEESIFPDGTIVRIQRDGSKTIEFNNGQRELHTSQFKRREYPDGTVKTVYSNGHQETKYVSGRIRVKDKDGNILMDTKL, from the exons ATGTTAATGCTGCATCAGCAATTGCGTTGGAATGTAATTTACAGGATGCCGACTGTTGAAGAGCTGAGTAGTGAACAAAACTTCATTGCACACTGGATGTCCAGTAATTCCCGTGCTGGTGTCTTATTAGATCCTCATTTTACTGGATTAAAAATCACCACAGAAAGTCTGTTACCTGGACCTGAAAGCATCACGGCTTTCCCCGGTGAAGTGCAGAATCTCTTAGACAGCTGTTCTGTAAGTGAGGACTCCTTGAGTGAAGAGCAATTGCTTGAGTCTGGCAGCTCCTGTGCACTTCAGCAAAATAGCACTGAAATGTCTTTTCCAGCAACAGCATATAATGTAGGAAGCTCTAAAGCAGACTTCGGCCACAGTGAAAAGGATGCTCAGAATAAATCTGATTGCAATGATCCTCTCTTACAAAAGCTTGAACAg ctgaaggaattgcaacaacagaaacaggaaCAGCTAAAGAAACAACAGATGGAGCAACTTCAAAGGCTAATGGAAGAACAGCAGAAGTTACTTAGCATGGTATCTGGTCAGACGGCAGTTCTTG GAAAAAGCATGAGGTGTCCAGaacaaaagatggaaaaattgATGGAGACTGAAGATCCACCCGTGGATCCTTTCAGTGCGGAACTCCCtgagaacagaggaaaacagtTATGGGTGACTAATGCAGAGGAAAG ACCTATTAAAGCTGCGAttcaggagaagaaacagaCCTTTGAGGAATTTGTGGAAGAACAGATGAGAATAGAAGAGCAGCGTctgaagcaaaaacagaagttacag GAGACATATGGATCAGCCATTCAAAAACCTGTGATCAAACGACCCTTCCTAAAAAGAGGAGAAGGCCTAACAAGGTTTACTAATGCCAGATCTAAGATAGCAAAGTTTCGGGAAAACATGCTGAAGTCTCCACAGAGGGCTTCAGATGACAGAAATGTGAGAGTGGACAGATcacaaatgcaaaagaaaagtcTGCCTTCTGGCAAAGAACTGGTTTCTGAGAGCGCTCTTACACCATGTAAAAACAATAACCAGCCTGACAAAGCCAAACGTCCTCTTCAGAAGACCCTGGTACTCAGAAATCACAATGGAAAAAATTCCTTGCCACTAGAAACAAGAATGCAACCGGGAAAAAATCTTAATGGACAGATTAAGGTTTCTTTTTCGCCAGAAGTCaacaataaaatagaaaataaagagaatgtAGTGGAATTTACTAAGTCTAGCACTGGcagcaaaatcagaaacaaactACCTTACACAGAAAAGCCTCCATTATCTTGTGAGATGGCTGATGCCTTTTCTAATTCTAACTGTTCTGTGACTCACTCTGTAAAGGATTCAGAACTGTCTTTTGaagtttcatttcagaataagttggaaaactgggaaaaagaaaaggaaaaagaaaacctggaaTTAGATGAATTTTTGTTTCTAGAACAGGCTGCAGATGAAATATCTTTCTCAAGTAATTCTTCATTTGTGCAAAGGATCTTAGATCGAGATCAGCAAACTTCACAAGGACGCAGAATGTCCTCTACCCCTATCAaggcaaaacagcagcaagtaAAGGAATTTGCAGTTAAACTCATTAAtaagaaaaaggcagaatgTGTGGCtgtgggaaataaaaatgataaagcaGTTAATCGTGCGATGTCAAATTCAGAAACAGCTTCTAGACTAAAGGATCCACTGAATAAAGCAGATAGTGTAACGTTTTCAGGTTCTTTCatgacagcagctcctgctttaAAAAGTACTCAGTGGATTGTGAATGAAgacaaagatgaagaaaatggtAATAGTACTACAGATTCTGAGCAAGAATTTGAGACcactttaaaatatgaaaatgaagatgttaagACATCCTTTATGAGCCATAGAGAAAGCGATCCAGAATTGTTAGATTATGGGAGTTCTGCTACAGATatcagcaaagaaagcaaaaatggaaGTGCCAACCTTGACTTGTCAGACAAAGATGCACAGTCAAACCAAAAGGTTGGAAAAGCTTCAGACCACCAAAGAAGCATGTCTAGTGTAAACAGGAATAAGTTTGAGTTTGATGATGAGAGAACATGGAGTGATCTTGATGAAAATTATGTTCATGATGGTTTACCTGAAAAATACACTACAACGCCCTCACAGACTGACTTTTTCAGTAAGAATGATACACCTTTCCCAGATAGAGCATTAAAGAGAAAAGTTGCCTCAAAGAGGGGGGAAGAACTGTCTAAACAGCCTGCAGTGGACAGCGATTCAAATGGACCTCCATCAGACCTGATGGTGAAACTGTTTCCCTCACTGAGACCAAAACAGAAGACAGGTTGTCATCCAGAGCatgaaatcaaatcaaatgTGGAACAGGAGTCAGGAG GAGCCACTGTTCCATCCCAGACACTGAGAGAGAAACTCATTGAATTGGAAATGGAAATTGAGCGATTCAGAGCTGAAAACACAATTCTAACTAAACTTCGTGAAGAAAGAGAGCATGCCTTGGCAAGCATCAG GAAAGAAATTGCAGACTTTCAACAGCAGAAATCCCAAGAACTTGCTGAAATAGAggaatatagaaaaaaagaaatgaaaaaactgCAAAAGGAACGTAAAGTTTTTGAAAAGTATACCATAGAAGCTAGAGCAATTCCAGACAAAAAAGAACGTGATGAAATTCAG GCTTTAAAACAGCAGATTGCAGAGTTACAGGAAGATTTCAAAcggaaagaagcaaaatggtCAACCACCCATCGACGCCTGAAGGATCAAATAGATGCTTTAGTAAATGAGAACATGGAGCTGAAAGAAGAAGTCAAAATTATGGAGAGGTTTCGGTTAGAAGCCTGGAAAAAAGTAGAAGCTGTTGgaagcaagaagaaagtggaaaatTCTGGGATGactttaaaaagaacagaatctGTA TGTCCGCAAAATAGAGGCCTGAAAATTGAAACTGGATCTCTGCTTCCTCCAGCTCAGAAGTGTGGCAAGATAAATGGCAGAGGCTATTCAGAGGCAAAAG GAAAGCTTTCTAGAGGACCTGCATCAGCACCTGCTAAGGACAACAGCAAGTCAGAGACAGTGACGACACTAGAAGATTCTTCTAAAACTGCTATGGTA GACACTTCTCCTGCTGAAGCTCTCATGTCCTTGTCAGTACCATCTGGACCTGCGCATACAGACAGTGAAGAGATACAGAGAGAAATTGCTTATCCTGACGGAAGG GTCGAAAAGGTTTTGAAAAACGGCTGTCACCTCGTCTTTCTTCCCAATGGGACGTGGAAAAAAGTGGGTTCTGATGGGAAAACTGTAACAATAACCTTCTTTAACGGAGATGTAAAGCAGATTATGCCTGATCAAACAGTG atttaCTATTATGCTGATGCGAAGACTACACATACTACATACCCTGATGGCTTAGAGATTTTGCAATTTTCAAATGGACAAATAG AGAAACACTATCCTGATGGCAAGAAAGAAATTACGTTCCCTGATCAAACTATCAAAAGTTTATTTACGGATGGACAAGAAGAAAGCATCTTTCCAGATGGCACAATTGTTCGCATTCAGCG AGATGGAAGCAAGACTATAGAGTTCAATAATGGTCAGAGAGAACTACACACATCGCAGTTTAAGAGACGGGAGTATCCAGATGGGACTGTTAAGACTGTGTACTCAAATGGACACCAGGAAACAAAGTATGTCTCTGGGAGAATAAGAGTAAAGGATAAGGATGGTAATATTCTCATGGACACAAAGTTGTAA
- the CENPJ gene encoding centromere protein J isoform X1: MLMLHQQLRWNVIYRMPTVEELSSEQNFIAHWMSSNSRAGVLLDPHFTGLKITTESLLPGPESITAFPGEVQNLLDSCSVSEDSLSEEQLLESGSSCALQQNSTEMSFPATAYNVGSSKADFGHSEKDAQNKSDCNDPLLQKLEQLKELQQQKQEQLKKQQMEQLQRLMEEQQKLLSMVSGQTAVLGKSMRCPEQKMEKLMETEDPPVDPFSAELPENRGKQLWVTNAEERPIKAAIQEKKQTFEEFVEEQMRIEEQRLKQKQKLQETYGSAIQKPVIKRPFLKRGEGLTRFTNARSKIAKFRENMLKSPQRASDDRNVRVDRSQMQKKSLPSGKELVSESALTPCKNNNQPDKAKRPLQKTLVLRNHNGKNSLPLETRMQPGKNLNGQIKVSFSPEVNNKIENKENVVEFTKSSTGSKIRNKLPYTEKPPLSCEMADAFSNSNCSVTHSVKDSELSFEVSFQNKLENWEKEKEKENLELDEFLFLEQAADEISFSSNSSFVQRILDRDQQTSQGRRMSSTPIKAKQQQVKEFAVKLINKKKAECVAVGNKNDKAVNRAMSNSETASRLKDPLNKADSVTFSGSFMTAAPALKSTQWIVNEDKDEENGNSTTDSEQEFETTLKYENEDVKTSFMSHRESDPELLDYGSSATDISKESKNGSANLDLSDKDAQSNQKVGKASDHQRSMSSVNRNKFEFDDERTWSDLDENYVHDGLPEKYTTTPSQTDFFSKNDTPFPDRALKRKVASKRGEELSKQPAVDSDSNGPPSDLMVKLFPSLRPKQKTGCHPEHEIKSNVEQESGGATVPSQTLREKLIELEMEIERFRAENTILTKLREEREHALASIRKEIADFQQQKSQELAEIEEYRKKEMKKLQKERKVFEKYTIEARAIPDKKERDEIQALKQQIAELQEDFKRKEAKWSTTHRRLKDQIDALVNENMELKEEVKIMERFRLEAWKKVEAVGSKKKVENSGMTLKRTESVCPQNRGLKIETGSLLPPAQKCGKINGRGYSEAKGKLSRGPASAPAKDNSKSETVTTLEDSSKTAMVSVQNALPAAVAEDTSPAEALMSLSVPSGPAHTDSEEIQREIAYPDGRVEKVLKNGCHLVFLPNGTWKKVGSDGKTVTITFFNGDVKQIMPDQTVIYYYADAKTTHTTYPDGLEILQFSNGQIEKHYPDGKKEITFPDQTIKSLFTDGQEESIFPDGTIVRIQRDGSKTIEFNNGQRELHTSQFKRREYPDGTVKTVYSNGHQETKYVSGRIRVKDKDGNILMDTKL; the protein is encoded by the exons ATGTTAATGCTGCATCAGCAATTGCGTTGGAATGTAATTTACAGGATGCCGACTGTTGAAGAGCTGAGTAGTGAACAAAACTTCATTGCACACTGGATGTCCAGTAATTCCCGTGCTGGTGTCTTATTAGATCCTCATTTTACTGGATTAAAAATCACCACAGAAAGTCTGTTACCTGGACCTGAAAGCATCACGGCTTTCCCCGGTGAAGTGCAGAATCTCTTAGACAGCTGTTCTGTAAGTGAGGACTCCTTGAGTGAAGAGCAATTGCTTGAGTCTGGCAGCTCCTGTGCACTTCAGCAAAATAGCACTGAAATGTCTTTTCCAGCAACAGCATATAATGTAGGAAGCTCTAAAGCAGACTTCGGCCACAGTGAAAAGGATGCTCAGAATAAATCTGATTGCAATGATCCTCTCTTACAAAAGCTTGAACAg ctgaaggaattgcaacaacagaaacaggaaCAGCTAAAGAAACAACAGATGGAGCAACTTCAAAGGCTAATGGAAGAACAGCAGAAGTTACTTAGCATGGTATCTGGTCAGACGGCAGTTCTTG GAAAAAGCATGAGGTGTCCAGaacaaaagatggaaaaattgATGGAGACTGAAGATCCACCCGTGGATCCTTTCAGTGCGGAACTCCCtgagaacagaggaaaacagtTATGGGTGACTAATGCAGAGGAAAG ACCTATTAAAGCTGCGAttcaggagaagaaacagaCCTTTGAGGAATTTGTGGAAGAACAGATGAGAATAGAAGAGCAGCGTctgaagcaaaaacagaagttacag GAGACATATGGATCAGCCATTCAAAAACCTGTGATCAAACGACCCTTCCTAAAAAGAGGAGAAGGCCTAACAAGGTTTACTAATGCCAGATCTAAGATAGCAAAGTTTCGGGAAAACATGCTGAAGTCTCCACAGAGGGCTTCAGATGACAGAAATGTGAGAGTGGACAGATcacaaatgcaaaagaaaagtcTGCCTTCTGGCAAAGAACTGGTTTCTGAGAGCGCTCTTACACCATGTAAAAACAATAACCAGCCTGACAAAGCCAAACGTCCTCTTCAGAAGACCCTGGTACTCAGAAATCACAATGGAAAAAATTCCTTGCCACTAGAAACAAGAATGCAACCGGGAAAAAATCTTAATGGACAGATTAAGGTTTCTTTTTCGCCAGAAGTCaacaataaaatagaaaataaagagaatgtAGTGGAATTTACTAAGTCTAGCACTGGcagcaaaatcagaaacaaactACCTTACACAGAAAAGCCTCCATTATCTTGTGAGATGGCTGATGCCTTTTCTAATTCTAACTGTTCTGTGACTCACTCTGTAAAGGATTCAGAACTGTCTTTTGaagtttcatttcagaataagttggaaaactgggaaaaagaaaaggaaaaagaaaacctggaaTTAGATGAATTTTTGTTTCTAGAACAGGCTGCAGATGAAATATCTTTCTCAAGTAATTCTTCATTTGTGCAAAGGATCTTAGATCGAGATCAGCAAACTTCACAAGGACGCAGAATGTCCTCTACCCCTATCAaggcaaaacagcagcaagtaAAGGAATTTGCAGTTAAACTCATTAAtaagaaaaaggcagaatgTGTGGCtgtgggaaataaaaatgataaagcaGTTAATCGTGCGATGTCAAATTCAGAAACAGCTTCTAGACTAAAGGATCCACTGAATAAAGCAGATAGTGTAACGTTTTCAGGTTCTTTCatgacagcagctcctgctttaAAAAGTACTCAGTGGATTGTGAATGAAgacaaagatgaagaaaatggtAATAGTACTACAGATTCTGAGCAAGAATTTGAGACcactttaaaatatgaaaatgaagatgttaagACATCCTTTATGAGCCATAGAGAAAGCGATCCAGAATTGTTAGATTATGGGAGTTCTGCTACAGATatcagcaaagaaagcaaaaatggaaGTGCCAACCTTGACTTGTCAGACAAAGATGCACAGTCAAACCAAAAGGTTGGAAAAGCTTCAGACCACCAAAGAAGCATGTCTAGTGTAAACAGGAATAAGTTTGAGTTTGATGATGAGAGAACATGGAGTGATCTTGATGAAAATTATGTTCATGATGGTTTACCTGAAAAATACACTACAACGCCCTCACAGACTGACTTTTTCAGTAAGAATGATACACCTTTCCCAGATAGAGCATTAAAGAGAAAAGTTGCCTCAAAGAGGGGGGAAGAACTGTCTAAACAGCCTGCAGTGGACAGCGATTCAAATGGACCTCCATCAGACCTGATGGTGAAACTGTTTCCCTCACTGAGACCAAAACAGAAGACAGGTTGTCATCCAGAGCatgaaatcaaatcaaatgTGGAACAGGAGTCAGGAG GAGCCACTGTTCCATCCCAGACACTGAGAGAGAAACTCATTGAATTGGAAATGGAAATTGAGCGATTCAGAGCTGAAAACACAATTCTAACTAAACTTCGTGAAGAAAGAGAGCATGCCTTGGCAAGCATCAG GAAAGAAATTGCAGACTTTCAACAGCAGAAATCCCAAGAACTTGCTGAAATAGAggaatatagaaaaaaagaaatgaaaaaactgCAAAAGGAACGTAAAGTTTTTGAAAAGTATACCATAGAAGCTAGAGCAATTCCAGACAAAAAAGAACGTGATGAAATTCAG GCTTTAAAACAGCAGATTGCAGAGTTACAGGAAGATTTCAAAcggaaagaagcaaaatggtCAACCACCCATCGACGCCTGAAGGATCAAATAGATGCTTTAGTAAATGAGAACATGGAGCTGAAAGAAGAAGTCAAAATTATGGAGAGGTTTCGGTTAGAAGCCTGGAAAAAAGTAGAAGCTGTTGgaagcaagaagaaagtggaaaatTCTGGGATGactttaaaaagaacagaatctGTA TGTCCGCAAAATAGAGGCCTGAAAATTGAAACTGGATCTCTGCTTCCTCCAGCTCAGAAGTGTGGCAAGATAAATGGCAGAGGCTATTCAGAGGCAAAAG GAAAGCTTTCTAGAGGACCTGCATCAGCACCTGCTAAGGACAACAGCAAGTCAGAGACAGTGACGACACTAGAAGATTCTTCTAAAACTGCTATGGTA TCAGTGCAGAACGCTCTACCTGCGGCTGTAGCTGAg GACACTTCTCCTGCTGAAGCTCTCATGTCCTTGTCAGTACCATCTGGACCTGCGCATACAGACAGTGAAGAGATACAGAGAGAAATTGCTTATCCTGACGGAAGG GTCGAAAAGGTTTTGAAAAACGGCTGTCACCTCGTCTTTCTTCCCAATGGGACGTGGAAAAAAGTGGGTTCTGATGGGAAAACTGTAACAATAACCTTCTTTAACGGAGATGTAAAGCAGATTATGCCTGATCAAACAGTG atttaCTATTATGCTGATGCGAAGACTACACATACTACATACCCTGATGGCTTAGAGATTTTGCAATTTTCAAATGGACAAATAG AGAAACACTATCCTGATGGCAAGAAAGAAATTACGTTCCCTGATCAAACTATCAAAAGTTTATTTACGGATGGACAAGAAGAAAGCATCTTTCCAGATGGCACAATTGTTCGCATTCAGCG AGATGGAAGCAAGACTATAGAGTTCAATAATGGTCAGAGAGAACTACACACATCGCAGTTTAAGAGACGGGAGTATCCAGATGGGACTGTTAAGACTGTGTACTCAAATGGACACCAGGAAACAAAGTATGTCTCTGGGAGAATAAGAGTAAAGGATAAGGATGGTAATATTCTCATGGACACAAAGTTGTAA